Genomic DNA from Telopea speciosissima isolate NSW1024214 ecotype Mountain lineage chromosome 2, Tspe_v1, whole genome shotgun sequence:
gaaaaatagaaattctaCCATTGTTGATACTTCTGCAGGCGTTTCTATTGGCCCTCATGTTGGCACTAACTAAGGCACTAAGCTCACAAACAGAAAACTCTCCCTCTTTAATTGTGGAAACTGGAAAGTGTAATGGTGGTAGCATGAATCAAAGCAAAATGGAACtaatagaaattaaattaaTGGTTACAGGTTGGCAGCAAGGAGGGAGCAATGTTAgttattgttatttttgttcGAAGTACACATCGAGTCATAATAGTTGATAAGGGGGGATTAACTCCAAAAAGCTAAAGAAAAGTTGATTAATGACTCATTGGCGCTTAAGATTAATTTCCTATTAATAATACTTCTTAATGACTCATCTCTCACCCATTACTAATAACTGGTTAGTTAATCTAATAATCCCAATTAGCGATAGCAACAAGAGGACCAAGGTGTCGCATTCAACGTTCAAAAAGGCAGGGGTTAGCTGGAAACCAGTGTGGAACAGACCCGGCCGGATGGACCCATAAATAAACATAAAAGGTCGACGAAAGAGACATCAGACAAGTCTATAACTTCGTTAACTATTAGTTTAAGCCCttaaaaaataggagaaaaaagataaaaagagtaaaagcagaaaaaaaatattccacTGTTGTGGTCCAAAATCTGGATATTTATTTATGGTCAAAAACGTTTTCAAACATAAATAGAATTTGATAGATGACGTGTCATCATGTAGGACTTCCTCAAGTCCATAGTAAGCaaaggttttgaaaattttatccaaaaaaaatctagaaattTTCCCCATTTTCAAGTCATGTAACCGTTGAGGCAACAAAATGCCAAAGACAGATTCAACCAAAGATAAACGTAACTATTAGGTGGAGATAGTCCAATAGGAAATGAAGTTAAACATTCAAGATTTTAGATAACTAACGTGAGACTATACCTCTATAAATCTCAACACCTCAACACACTTGAACATTGGGGGATATTAGAGTCTTCGTTCTTTGGGATGTTTGTAGAGATGACAAAGAGGGTCTGGCTTCTACACTGCTCGGTTTTCTGCATCCAATCTAGTAAAGTGGATTGGTTTGGAGTAATCCAACCGATTCAAATGTTTCTCGAAGTTATTGTAAAGGTAATTTCACAACCATTTAGGCTTTACTaaaaccaattattttagtacTCCCTTTATTTTAGCCTCCAGCATCCCCAAACAAAAACCTGCTCCGATACCTGCTATGGTTATTTCTTACCCCAATTGCATTCATTTACCTCGCTAAAACCAATTATTTCTCTAATCCATGTATTTCAGATCATAAGATAAAGatgaggtgggagaggctattGGTTGTATTTGGTTGTTCTTTCAGTATATGGttattttctccctttttttctgcaatacgaaaaaaagagaagaatcgAGTTTTAGAATGATGCTGTGATGGACTAACAAGTTCTCATGTCATACCAGTTTGTACAAGTTGCAAAAAGCCAACAAGGTCTGTCTTCTAGTATTTGGGTTTGAAACATGTTACATCTGCCAACAACCTACTTATTttcttaccccaaaaaaaaaaaaaaaaaaaaaaaaaaaaaaaaaaaaacttatttatATAAGATGGCATTATTATTTTGAAACAGAACATTCCATGGACAGAGATAACAATGCAGGTAAAGCAAAAAGATTGATTTGCACAATTGAGAGAGGGAAATTGCTGATTGGAGTCTCTAATCACAAGTTGGCTAGAGGCCATTAACCGTCATTCCACCATCAACAGAGATAACCTGGCCAGTGATGTATGAGGCAGCAGGTAGGCAAAGGAATGCCACTAGGGAGGATACCTCATTTGGCTCTCCAGGGCGCCGAAGAGGAGTTCGAGAGACTAGCCATTCAAAAAACTCTTTGTTGACCAACTACAAGAAAATATGCAAAATGAAAAACATCATTAAGAACAAGTTACCCATGGTTACAAATGCACAAAAGCAAAAAATACTAAAGCAAAGAGCACAGATCAGAGAATTCAATAAGTTGGCCAAATGACCAAGTTCATGGTGTCCTCAGTACATTTACTTGGTGACCTTAAAACCAAGAAACTTCATAACTACagccattaattttgaaggatCACAAGCAGTATTTAAACCTCGCCTCAAGGATGATCTGATTTGACTGATTTCCTATATGCCAACTTGGTCGAATCCAAGCGATACTGGTTGAATTTGAAGGAATGAGGATTATCATAACCATTTTGGATTGGCCAATACATGTGATCGAATTGTGGTTGATCAACAAAGAAAGACTGGGATTGTTAAAAGTCATCCTATTTATAGTTGTAGTTGCTACTTGCTACAGATTACATTCATTAAGAACATGACaaaagtaaaaatataaaatagaagCCATTATTTCAGGAGGAATAAGATTGCAAAGAATATGGTTGGATAAGAAAAAACTGATGGGGCAAAAAATTTTACATTGGGTTCCAATTCTAATAGCTCTTAAATTTCTGCATACGAGATTTCTAGTTGATCTTTAATACAGATTGGTGATGGTCTTGTCCTTTAGGGCAGAGGAAGTggctttttttcttatttattttatttatgttttactttccttttcatCCTACCCTCCACCCTGGTTTTCCATACCAcaacccccccctcccaaatcaaaaaaagggggggggggggggaaagttGAGGCAAAAAAAGTTTCAAATGGTTGATTGTTTTCATACATATAAGCGGTACCATGAAATAAAATTCTACTGGAGTACAAGAATAGGATCCCCCACTATCTAACAATTTgcatcatctcctccagttcATATTTCCACAGTTGGAAAAGATTATTTATTTCTCTACTGTATGTTGAAATATATAATTGGACATTAGGCCAGAACTTTAGATATCTCTCCTGTTGCCCACAATTGATTTCCAAATCGAAGACCAAAAGCCCAAGAGATTGACCAAACCATATCATCATAACAAGACGAACAATTTTGAGTTCTCTGTAGTTTGCATATACATCAAACAGCATGTGGCAGACACTTTTGGACATGGGATGGACGTCACATGTGCGTCGCAAAAACATAATTTTGAGGAGAACAAAAGAGGAAAATACAGAAAGGAACCAAGAAAAAAGGAAACGAATTAAGCAATAGAATTTTCTGTGGTGCAATGGTTATGTGTTCACTTATCATAGAGTAGGTTGCAGGTTCAATTCTTCAGTTAGGTAATTCACTGTTCATTTTTGAACTATGGAAACTATCGAACTGAAATGGGCGGTTCTCAGAGAAACGGATGGTTCATGAAAATAAACTGGTTTGATTTCGGTTTTCAACGATAAGAATTTGATACGATATGGCTCTAGTTTGACCACCGGTCCAGTTTTAACACTAAGGTCTCAAACATCATAAGATAAAAATTGCACATTAGCAGGATGAGAATAGTTTACATGATCCGGAAGTGATAGATTGATATGCCCAGGTGCAACAGAGTTGCTCCTAATATTGTCTTTTGGCCATTCACAGGCCAAGTTCTTCGTAAGTTGATGAATTGCtcctgaaaaaaaataaatagatcaTCTCACTCAAATCAAACGCTACAAATTTTTCAACTGTCAAATTTCTCATAGATGATAATAGATAGCATTGGTTTAGGTGTATTACCCATGTTTACTGCATAAAAATTTCCAATACCAACTGCCACGACACCAGAAACGGAGGAGATGAATACAATGCTTCCCACTCCTGATGATTTCAAAAGAGGATGTGCAAGTTGGCATAGATGGAAAGCATAATCAAAGTTGGAAGCCATCAGGGCTGAATATTCTTCCGCAGTGTAGTCGATGGTTGGCTTTGCTATACTTATACCAGAATTGATTATCTAGAGAGAAGATAAAAAAGCATTGGTACCTTTATTCATCAAAAGAAAGaggctagagagagagagttccaaTGATTTGAATAGTAAACCAGATCAATGGTCcttcaaaataaaaatgtgAAAACATGCTACTTGACAGAAACTGAAATTTGAGtctcataaaaaatataaaccTTACCCCAAAACTATAACAGAACTTCCGGACAAATAGAACACAAGCTACCATAAATAGTCCAGGCTGTCTGGTCTGGTCAGTTGGACTGTTGAATCACTAACCATTAGATCAAGATGGTTCAGTCTCCAGGCCAATTTTTAAACATTAGGATTTAAGAATATGGTTAAAAACCTTTAATAAGAATCATCCCTTTGGTTCTTAGATGATCACTTGTGAGTATTCATTCGGTACTAGGCAGCAGTCTtaagaaataacaaaacaaataaatagctACTTTATTTCCCCAAGTGGCTGAAGCTGGCAGGTTTCATAAAGTTTTGAGATTAACTTGGTGATGCATAAGAAGTTAGGGAACATTATGCCCTCATGGTAGCTCAATATGAAGTGAGCGGAGGGTGCCACATAATTATCCAAACCAGTCTATAGGACTGATGTGAAAATAAACTCTTTCTTCTGGAACATATGAGACCTTTCAGCTGGTCGTTTCAATATGTGATAGACCTCTATTGTCAACTCACAAGCTGGTTTTTCAGGTGCATGGTTCCTTTTCATAAAGTTTTCTGGGACTTTGCATCATTTTTTGTTACATTCACACTTTTTGGTTGGGCTATCTCAATTGTAATAAAATTCTTTAACTTATTCAAAagtgaaaaggaaggaaagacaAAAACATCACCATGCTTGAACAAACATCATCGAAGTCATGGATCATGTTTAACAAGTAT
This window encodes:
- the LOC122653099 gene encoding tropinone reductase homolog At5g06060-like is translated as MAEEASTEGEKIFNVDDWCSSVEDMTATATEGRRRCAIIEELAQLGAVVHTCSRNEVELNNFLRFWITKGFHVTRSVFDTSPRPQREKLMKIVSSVFNGKLNILIINSGISIAKPTIDYTAEEYSALMASNFDYAFHLCQLAHPLLKSSGVGSIVFISSVSGVVAVGIGNFYAVNMGAIHQLTKNLACEWPKDNIRSNSVAPGHINLSLPDHLVNKEFFEWLVSRTPLRRPGEPNEVSSLVAFLCLPAASYITGQVISVDGGMTVNGL